The nucleotide sequence taatttaaaattttattttaagttattaaattgatatatttacctcattagttataattaatgtttattattgaacattttaattaatatttattttcattaacctttaataataaatttatttattaaacatccatatttaaagtattgtaaatttataaaataatcttaaaatatttatatttattataaaaaaaataagtcatgAATGTCAAGCCATAGTTGCTAAATATTTCATTGAATGTAGGctaataagcaaaaaaaaattaggattaaaaataagttaactattttgacataatacttaaaatcatttttaatttaaagttgtgatattaagttattttattaaacatgtttaatcTACTTAACAACTTAATTCATTAAGTGGATTTACCAAATGCCCTCTAAGtgaatatttggtaaaatttaatactttaatGAGATGCTTTTATCACATATCTGGAGAGTTTTAAAAGGGGTTATAGACAAATTGTTTgctaaatcaatttaataacttaataatatgactttataatctaatttaagttattaagtagagtgaaataacttaaaattacttttaactttttgtattaagtcaaaataatgaatttatttttaatttcaaatcttttttactttatttatccCCActaatgagaatatattttagaattataattttacatttatgacatttttttataataaaaatatggatgcattatatataaatttattacttaaaattaataacaataaatatgaattaaaattaataagacaaaatattaattaaaattaatagggataaatatgtcaatttggtGATTAAGATTaaattgtaaattaattttatcaaataaccttaatacttaaaagtaaaaaataaataataagttttaaatataagttaaaataaacttaaaatcaataaatattaaatattaaatcatctTACCAAACAATCTCTTAGAGGTCCACATGCATATTGATACGTAATCATCcctgttttaaaaaaagagtgaaTTTAGTTTTATAGATTTTGCCACTACGTATGCATGCATGTCCATGCCTGGGTTCCATAGCAAGAATTCCATACTAGCAAAAAAGAGTGGTAGCTTAGTTGATAGAGCCGAGCTTAGAAATACCAGCAAGCTGGTCAACAAGGGACTTAGTTTTTGACAGTTACAGAGGATGGGCTAAACCATGCAGAAAGCAAGAAGACAAAATGATAAGCGATATCATTGGAATGGTAGCAGCTAAGAAAAAAATGGCCAAAATGATTCTAAGAAGAAAAATCTGACATGATTCCAACCCCAATGAGgaggaaaaagaaacaagaagaaTTCAGTAGCTTTCTAGCACTTAACATGGAAAAGTATTATGCACACCAAgatccaaaaaatacataaaaatataatatattatattacacATAAAACCTCCTAACATGATTGCTAACACAAGTTATCAACAGATCTGCCAAACAAGTATTCATGCTACAACACCATGACAACAAAGGGAAGATACACAAATGCACATCAAACTGATGATGTCGTCCTTGAAACTTGAGATAAAGCATCTTCAAACTGCTCTTCATCCTTTTCACAGCTCAAACTTGGTGGGATGTAAGCTCTGAAAATATGTTCCATGTTTGGACTTTCCTTCAATTCATGGGAAGCAACTTCAAGAGGTACGGACTGGAAAGAGCGATAGAATTTCTTCTGACAGACAAAGataaagatcaaggaaagtatAAGGAGCACGATCACAAATGGAGTATAGCGGAATTCTTTCACTCCAAAGTAACCAAGCATGGTGACCTGGTACAATAAAAGAGCGCCTATCAATCGCACGTGTATGTGGGGCCACATTCTCCCATTGCTCTCATAGGATGGAACATAAACCTTGAGCGCCTgccaaaacacaaaaacaatgatgaacAGTAATATGAAAATCAAGCACACAGGTAAAAAAACATTTGTTTCTGCTGAGAGTTTGTTTTGAGTCTCAACCATGAACACCTTCaaagaacaaattttttttttacatcaatgCACTTCTCCAATGGAGGAAGTGGCCTAAGTACAATCAATTCACAAAATAAAAGATTCCAAGAAGCAAGCAAATAGTTGCTTCGTTGCAGGCGCACCTATTTAACGAAGCAAACAAAGAGTTGCTTCATTTGTGATTTAGCATATATCATTTGTTTCTTCAAGTTTTTAAGAGTTGTATTGTAGcattaagattaaaaaagaaaactcactTGTTTCAATATTAACATGCTGTCAAACAAGTTTCAGTATGGTATCAAAACATAATAGGTTAGAAGCCATCAAAGACAAAGAATGTGAATGCTTTTCAGAATCATTCctaaagaaaaaatttgtttatacaTTACCTGATTCCGAAGAATAAGCCATCCTAGGCCAAAGTATAGCACACCAAATGGGAGTATAATCGGGGCTATTACAGAGTAGCATAGAACAATTGTGATGATCAGCAAGTCACCAGGAACCCTAGATACATACCCAAGATCTCCTGGAGCCCAAGCTTCTTTGACCTCTGTTTCAGTCTTACATAGATACTTCCTTTTCAGATGGAATATAATGAGAGGAACTATTCGGGATAACTCAAGCCCATAGCCGACAAAGAACCTGGTACCACAGAATTATGATGAGAGAGTAGTAAATATATAGGATTTTCAGGTGTTCACTAGGATTAAAGCCAGGCATATGCTGAATAACTAGAGATGTCACCATCTCGGGCTCTTACAAGCAAATTGAGCTGATAATAAGAATAACTaatgcataaaataaagaattaaacTATTCCAGTctcaaaagaaaagagaaaattatatattagaATAAGatctctctctaaaaaaatcataactGATCAAGAAATAGCGGAAATTAGATCTAAATAACTCAGTGGGGCGGGGGGTTGTGTTCTGTGTACAAAAATAGGCTTAGTGACCCTTGAGTTGAAACAAATGAACTCTCAATATAGGTTCTCTACCTAGAGATTTAATTTCCATGCAACGTCCAAACAAGTCCATGATGTGTTCAAAGATGAAACAAGATGGACCATACTAACAAGGGATGTATGTATATAATAACATGGTAGTCAATATGGATCCCATGGAGACATTAGAAGAGTTTAAACTTCATAACACTAGTTAATATGGATCCCATGGAGACATTAGAAGAGTTTAAACTTCATAACACTAGTTAATGACTGATTAGCTTTATGTGATTACCAAAAGAAGGCAGTATAAGTAaatgatttcaaagaaaaatatagctttatgtgaaaaatagaaacaaaataaatagaaaatggaaACAGAATAACAAACATGAGCACGAAATAATTCTTACTTGAGAGCCACAAAGGTCAGGAAGAAAGTTGCATTGCTTGGAAGGCTCTTTGCTAatatggaaacaatttttattttttttggctcATCCTCAATGGTCTTGAATGCATCGAACAGGGTTCCCCCAACAGTAACaccaataaaaacatttaaaatcgTGAAATAAAAATACTTCCCAGAGGCTGCCCTTACTGCATGGCTCACAGAAGGAATTCCCTCAGCCTTAGATAGATATAAGAGAAGCTTGGGCAGcaaagccaaaaaaataatgagtGCAAGCTGAGGGAGGTAAGCTTCCAATACTGTCCTAATGGCGACTATATCCACGATTggctttaaaaatgaaagataCTTCACCAGATTTTTCAGTGTTGTGACCGCAGAAATAAGCCCAATTGGAATCATGTAGAAAAGTATGGTCAACGCCACGATAATGTACACAACATACTGTCTTATTTCCCTTGAATAAAACTTGATCAGGAGGTTTTTCCATATTATCTGACGGGGTTCAGGAGCATCTATGACTGTCCATGAGTCAACCATTTGGTCATGTAGGCTCTGACCAGCAGCAGCTGCTTTCACCCTACTGGTGAAGAAAACTAAAGCTGAGGCTTGCTGCTTTTCCCTGAGGGTGACTTTTTGTTCGGCCTCTAGTTTTGGGATCAATTCATTAATTTTCTCATTGTAGTATTCTATGGAATCTACCTTCTTTCCAATAATACCAAGGAAGCCAGTTCTGTTCATAGGTCTTTTGCCCTCAGGGCTGCCTGTTGTTTTTGACTGTTCATATACAGCTTCAGCACGTGCAAGCTTCTTTTTATACCCTTCCAACTCCACCCATATTTTGGTGACCTGAGAAGCATTAAATAATATTAccttacaaataaaaataaaattcagagCATAGACCATCACAAATGGGAAAGATAGAAAAATCATTCATGCTGAAGGGCACATGATCATCCAATCTAACTACTTTTCTTATGAATCATCAATACTTTGCTACACAATATTTCAGTTTATGAAATAGTTTTAATctgtaaatattaaaaatagttatatataaaatcaagtGAAAAGTGAGAAACAGTAAGAAAGAAGTGGAGAAACTCAGAGGAAGGAGATATGAGTCACCCAAGATATGTTCAAATGATAGAACCAGACCTGTTTAATGTCTGTGACCACCATTGATCTGTAAAAGGTATCAGGGTAGATGCCTTTAAAATATGAATCAACCTGTTCCTTTCGAGTTTTGCCTTCAGGAACAGCAGGTATGTCTCTTACAAGAACAGCAAATTGCTCGACTTTCACATCTGGAGACTTCAGAGCAGCTGCTCTCAATCCCGAAACATGTTTGTATGCCTTCCATGACAGGTAATAAGTAACAAAAGAAACCCAGTAGGTGGCTATCAAGAATGCCCACAACCTCTCGCTGTTTGCCTTGACGTATCGCATGcaaggaaaattaaattaacatataaattGAAGGGAGACGATTAACATATTCAACTATATGACACAGTTATACTTAACACACATAATTAAGTGTTCTTACTAGTTATAACACAATACATACCAAGAGTATATCACTTTTGCAAATATATCACTTTTGCAAATATATCATTACAATCATAGTATGGATTTCAAATGCCATGCCTATTGGGCACAGAATTATTTCTTAAGCATGACATTTAGAGTTTTAGATAAGTTCAGACTAAATCTAAGGGATTTTGATGtgccacaaaagaaaaaaagaagttacAATTTCCagaaaaatggatttaattgtaatttcaattttcaatcatcTCAATCACATATTTACCATCTTCCATAAAGGAAAAACCAGAAAGGAAAATTGCTTATAATTAATGACAAAGGTGGCACAGCTTACCTTGACGTTTCCCATAGATAACTTGTCAAGCTCATTGAAAGTGCCATTGCTTGTAGAACTATTTGCCGATAGCTTCAAATTATTGTCAGTGGCAGCCACAGGTAGAAGAACCAGTAGCAGCACAATGCCAGATAAGACCAATATTCCCAAAGCTGCACAtgaactaagaaaatgagaggtTTGAAGACTTGCATGctttttttgtcataaaaatcAACAATGAGGACTGCCATAATATCCAATAAAAGAGAATTCTAATTTGGAATATCTTTGGGTAGTTGATTCACCAACAAGCTTTTGTCAAAAGCAAGCAACATGTGAAGTCTAAGCAGCACAATGCCAGATAAGACCGATATTCCCAAAGCTGCACAtgaactaagaaaatgagaggtTTGAAGACTTGCATGctttttttgtcataaaaatcAACAATGAGGACTGCCATAATATCCAATAAAAGAGAATTTTAATTTGGAATATCTTTGGGTAGTTGATTCACCAACAAGCTTTTTGTCAAAAGCAAGCAACATATGAAGTCTAGGTGAAAGCTTTTCGCCACCAAGTTTGACATCTAAGCTTACACGCATTGGACATTATAGTATCCAATAAAAGTGAACTCTTAATTTGGGGATAGTTTTTCACTGCAAATTCACACCATGATGGGGCATAAAGATGCACAGAAATCACTGTGATATAGGGATGGACTCCCTTGCAAAAAGATGCACAGAAATTCACACCAGACAGCCTTTTGATATGTAAACCAAAGCATAAGTTTTCATCAAAAAAACTGTTGACagtcaataaaaataaatacaattgaGCATATTCCTAcgatatgaagaaaaataaatacaagaaaaaaaaaaaaatttaaaaagaaagatcACTAGATGCCTTATTGCATTGCTGTATCAAACTATTTAATAGGATTTGGATACAAGATATTCACTGTCATCAGAAAAGTCACATTGTGCCCTGCACTGCCCCACCAGAAGTTTGTTTTGTCAACTCTTTTGACTAAAACCATATTTCAAGATGAATTTTTCTGTGCTATTCTCTCAAGGAAACAATTGCTTTAGTGACAGCTACTTATTAGCTAATTTCCCtttatgatatgatatattaaCTAAGACTTGTCTTCATTCACCTAGATATTATCTAAGGCTTAAGACAACCCATCCAAGATATTGGCTAATACTTAATTGCACACCAAACTACAAAATCCGCAGCAGACCCTGTCAACATCATTATACCATACTATGGGCCCTCCAGGCAACACGTCTTTAAAACCATGTTTATTATATTGAAGGTCAGAATCAAGGGCAAGATATATATCATACCATAGCATTCAAGTATTTTAGGCCACAAGTGTAATTCAACAaaggaaggggaaaaaaagaagtaaattcAATACCCTATAAACTAAACAGGTCAAACAATTAAGAAGTGTGAGAAGAATTGAAATTGGAAAATTCAAGCCTAGAAAGCTTGAGAGAAAGGGAAGGAAGATACCCTATAAACTAAACAGGTCAAACAATTAAGAAGTGTGAGAAGAATTGAAATTGGAAAATTCAAGCCTAGAAAGCTTGAGAGAAAGGGAAGGAAGATACCCCtgacaaaagaaaacaaaagatcaGAGTAATTTTTAGTATTTCCATCCGTCAAAAGACAGTCTTGGGCTATTGCAGTTTAAGAAACATGAGACTTGGCCAACCTTCTCAGAGGGATACGAGTGTGTTTCCACACTCCTAATCACTACCCTCATGTTTCCTCTAGACgtgattaaattttcaaaatttagaggTGTTTTATGCCCAACACAACAGAATCCTAAAAACATCTTGCTTTGATTATAGGCGGAATGCTTTGATAAAAGAACAGTTACTAAAACCCATAGAAACAATGTCCTCAAACTCAAAATTCCTTCttttagaattttctagaaaaccaACTGATAATAGAAGAAGAATACATCTCCAAACCCGCCACACTAGAGTAAGAAAtattcaaagaataaaaaagaattgtttaaaatccACCAAATCCGGGCAAATTCCTGCAAAACAAACAAATCCCAGAAAAAGAGAAGGACAAACCAGTGCTCAAGAAGACCAAGTACACAGCAGAATCAACGCCAGACATGGAAATAACGTCATCCTCGGAGGAAGTGATAGCTTCACGGATCCAAGCGAATGGGTTTCTGGTCCTCTTCCCACCCTCCCATGGATCCATGCCTTTGAGGATCCGATTGGGGTAATATATGACGCTATTGCCAGGCTTCCTGGAGAGCCAAGTGAAGAGCAGCATGAGAACCACGAAGATCAGAAACGACGTCCCTAAGGACGTCAGAAACGAACTGAAATCCATGTGGGTCTGCCTCTGCCTCTGCTTCTGTTACTATGTTCCTGTGCAGGAGGAATGGGGGCTTTGCGTTTGAAGTTGGAAACTTAAGGGATCATGAATAATGAGTTTTGGGCCAAAATCGCccttataggaaaaaaaaaattaaattaaatttaacaacttTTTCAAAATGGTCCTTTCACTGCCACGTAGATGACcccaaattcatgaaaaatagcCGTTAAAAGAGCTTAGTAACCGTTGAAGAGAAAGAATACTGAAGGAGGGTAATGGAAATAGACACTGGTGGTTGGCGTTGAGAGGAGAGTAACGGTTGGAAGAGGAAGTgtgaaagggaaaaggaaaacagAGATAGGTAGTTGGTGTTCCTACGTGCCACCACTGTCTTTCTTACAAAGGCAATCTCCCCGTAAATATCAACAAGGATGCTTAGCTGTTTGTGGGCTTTCCcttttctgttttttcattttttttttccaattcaaatTCTCGTTTGTCTGTGTctcagagagaaagagaaatgtAGGAGAGTGACACGGAGGAGCCTGACCTCAAAAAGACGAAATAGCCCTCAACCGTGTCAATAGGCATCCTTTGGAAAAAGATTCAAAAGAAagagttttatatttaatttatggatGTTTTTTTTCCGTTCTCGGATGTGGCATCATGATTCATTAATGTATGTCTTTAAAagtcttttaattttctttaagccAAAGTTgttgggttttttattttattttatttatattaaatttaacctacatcaaatttaattaatttcaatatatttttgcAGTTAAATTGAATTAATGTAATAAAGATCACAATTAATTAGACACTAGTCAAATTACATACCTTGTTTCctattattctattttcttttctcaaaatttcttaCACCACCATTTAAGACAAAGAGTGTgacataaaattaatattttttaaaaataaaatagaataaaatttaaacctagatttttttttttaaatattcatcaaattaatattttcttattatatcaACATTGttgtatttggtttttttttacatgtatatatatacatctataatattttttaaaaaaattaaaattatagtcATTAATCATGATTTTaagaagattaaataattaaaataaaaaaaaaaatcttaacattTCCTATTTTGGCACttgaaaaataactcatttttttatataaatatctttaaatatttataatatttagatatgtattttaaaagaaaatattatttttataaaaaaattaagagtatttttatttaaaatgagtttttttttaaataaaaatccatgagaggttaaatttgtaatttcacgtattttttaaccttttaatCTCTTATTCCAAACTCTTACGTGGCAGAGAATTCCTAATTTGAACGAAATTTTGAGTAGatatttagatttataaaagaatttcaaaaatatatatttattatttttgccACGCAAGTCCGAGAACCGACCGTTAAACTTAATGCAGGGTAGTTTCGTCATTCTGAAAAGGAAGGTACCTTATCCACAAAGGCTCCATCACGTTAAGCGGCTGTGATTCTGACCTGGGCCTGACCCACACTTGATTTTTTTCCGCATTCCCCTCACCTGCAAGGTACATCCTCACTAGATCACATCATAATACTCGCCCAACCAGTTGTACACGCGTTACACACGCCCAAACTTCGGTGTCGCGTATTGCTAAATCTCGCGAGTACATAAATCCACCTAACTCCACCGCGTGGCTCACCTTCCCACAGAACTCTTCGTGTCTGATCCGTGGCTGGAAAAGAAGCCAAAATCTGCTTTTAGGGTGGGGACACGCGTCGCTCGACCAGCTCTGCCGACAGACCAGCAGCGAGATCAACGGCTTAGAACTTGTGGGACCCATAAGTTTCAGACACTCTTTTGTAACAAGCTGCCACATGTGCTATCCTGATGCCGACAAGTGGTCAATGAGGGGACTGATAGTTGGAGATAGAGAGAGGACTGAAACGCTGGGACCCACTGTCTTTAATCAAACTGTCAGTTTGGTCTGTAGTGATGACGTGGCCCCATCGCCACCTTTCACTTTGTCCTCTCCAAAGTTTCCTTGCGCAACTTGCTCATACTACAACTGTATAAAGCCACGGGCCACATGGCACCAAGTTATGCCCTTTGCCTTTAGACAATATCTCCCAGAAATGATTTAAAGCCAAAactattatgtttttttttaaataatttgaaataattgtgacttgtattttaaataaaatgatttttatattttttaaattattattttattaaaaagtaaaaaaaattattgacaaATATCCTAGACATCCATCCCTATCCCACAAAGGTGACAGGGATGGATTttcaacttattatttaataatcatggaGCCTTTGTtgcaaaatatttgataaattaattattaaaaacattatttgatgatttaaataaAACAGAAATACGATTTTATTTAGATCCATTTAATTGGATGAacatatacaaaagaaaaattaaatatgataactaccaaaaatgaaatttatacattttaaaatctaCATTCCATTActttaaaaaaggtaaaaaaaaaagtgtaaataaaaagtaaaatgaggAATCACTTTTAATAcccttttaacattttttttttctttcttcttctttcttatatttttggtgATTCGATCAATTATGATCaagtgttttttataaaaatcaaaatttgcattgaaaaaatagaattggattttatgttttttgaaattagATTAATGTTAACCATTTACGTACCTTAGAATAAGGATGATAGTAGGACCACTTTAGGTGCTCaatcttattcatttatttatatttattcttattatataaatatatatatatatatatatatatatatatatatatatatatatggaactcatgtaatatagaaaattagttccatttatttattaaattatatgtaaaataaacgttatttataaataaatatcacatttttatactttatttttctgcatgaaatgtaatttttcattttatatatgcttaaaaatgtgaaaataaaaaaaattaaataattttttatttaatatcatatataaggtGGGACAAGGCAATACTCCCATACCATCCTTAAACCTCAAcccaagtttaaaaaaaatagcataattGGTTTAACCAATTCCCTACTCGGCTTGACTAGTTGCACAAAAAATAGCCTAAAAAACTTTGGTTTCAAGTTTTGTTCTTCCTAACTtgtatatttcatttaaaaacctttataagtcaatttttaaataactaagCCTAA is from Vitis riparia cultivar Riparia Gloire de Montpellier isolate 1030 chromosome 10, EGFV_Vit.rip_1.0, whole genome shotgun sequence and encodes:
- the LOC117923457 gene encoding CSC1-like protein ERD4, which produces MDFSSFLTSLGTSFLIFVVLMLLFTWLSRKPGNSVIYYPNRILKGMDPWEGGKRTRNPFAWIREAITSSEDDVISMSGVDSAVYLVFLSTALGILVLSGIVLLLVLLPVAATDNNLKLSANSSTSNGTFNELDKLSMGNVKANSERLWAFLIATYWVSFVTYYLSWKAYKHVSGLRAAALKSPDVKVEQFAVLVRDIPAVPEGKTRKEQVDSYFKGIYPDTFYRSMVVTDIKQVTKIWVELEGYKKKLARAEAVYEQSKTTGSPEGKRPMNRTGFLGIIGKKVDSIEYYNEKINELIPKLEAEQKVTLREKQQASALVFFTSRVKAAAAGQSLHDQMVDSWTVIDAPEPRQIIWKNLLIKFYSREIRQYVVYIIVALTILFYMIPIGLISAVTTLKNLVKYLSFLKPIVDIVAIRTVLEAYLPQLALIIFLALLPKLLLYLSKAEGIPSVSHAVRAASGKYFYFTILNVFIGVTVGGTLFDAFKTIEDEPKKIKIVSILAKSLPSNATFFLTFVALKFFVGYGLELSRIVPLIIFHLKRKYLCKTETEVKEAWAPGDLGYVSRVPGDLLIITIVLCYSVIAPIILPFGVLYFGLGWLILRNQALKVYVPSYESNGRMWPHIHVRLIGALLLYQVTMLGYFGVKEFRYTPFVIVLLILSLIFIFVCQKKFYRSFQSVPLEVASHELKESPNMEHIFRAYIPPSLSCEKDEEQFEDALSQVSRTTSSV